Within Lolium rigidum isolate FL_2022 chromosome 5, APGP_CSIRO_Lrig_0.1, whole genome shotgun sequence, the genomic segment TTTAACCAGAACGTCTCCTAAATTAGCATCACCGAGCTACATAAGCACCGCTGAGATGCCAACAAGATCATCCACTCCACAGCCAAGACAACAGCAGAAGCATCAGTAACAAAGAGCAGTCATGGAGAAGAAGAGATCGCCATTGCTGGCTTTCAATGCGAAGCTGCCCATGGTGATCGTCCTGCTGCTGTTCGCGTTCATGGCGAACGAGGCGGACGCGCAGGTGTTCTGCCGGTCCCAGTTCAACCTGGCCAACGAGGCGTGCAGCCTGAGATCCTTCCCCGGCGCCAACCCGGCGCTGCCCCGGCGGCTGCTCAACGCGTCCTCGTCCGCCGGCTACGAGCTGCAGTCGGCCCGCGACGAGCACGGCGGCAGCGGCCATGGCAGCGAGCACGGCAGGGAGCACAGCAGGGAGCACGGAAGCGA encodes:
- the LOC124656664 gene encoding uncharacterized protein LOC124656664, which encodes MEKKRSPLLAFNAKLPMVIVLLLFAFMANEADAQVFCRSQFNLANEACSLRSFPGANPALPRRLLNASSSAGYELQSARDEHGGSGHGSEHGREHSREHGSDHGSGDHGGSHHHGHHGHVGGADPYDTACCRRLMGIDNACICQAMSFLPVFMSRVKHAIKLTPVPGCDISFECAAVN